From Vanrija pseudolonga chromosome 1, complete sequence, a single genomic window includes:
- the PRPF4 gene encoding uncharacterized protein, producing MPGLFSSVPILSSLPNPLNFFSTDDNNPPSPRQQQSAMSSPTAEAGPGPNSRSNPILLRTTVDLSAPAVTSPLAGSPLPAPVLRTEAPSSGSSNASSLRGRPSPGRKGSSAIIITDPEGADSDTPRAVSKAGGRRRGLSSASRVSGAPSAGSGVDRERETRGRRRKFETFVLVKPPPTSAKNPLNLQVQLVVPAKPSRPRGGSEAVRSVTPAPGDLPPSAVRASIDIDPVGMVPSTSMTGSDASDSPLPTVGESSGLKRSGSIKSNHSTNSSATSQSSAAVVLPGSSNKRIIPLYNLAVHNVMQPTTVTDAGTDSKVAKFGKRTLDIAGVGILEPSEVWYPLVGHVGGSPRPSFEASSTNSGRLPRPASMISNMSMLTPAGSRLDVDVKDVRRSSTDVRPTVAAREEAGGEAKKFFGKLFKKKSTADQLAVVNEKQNRRASKVFSNTISSSKSSPFLSVDAAPLPRDTSAPSSPQVPTVHFNGESSQLASATFGLAPCVVTRQKVETYLDRSGAIIGLVSDVPAIDNDDVVSLFRSARPVGYTWTVRKWAKKNTEGWAAHIVAAAAAGLDLNAGALPGDGADEVVFEWVKLRLSPLTESAAAALKLHPAAEGISASSARRPLRPRPRRLSTLPAPMPPGARLDSPSGSPRGSKTSLILPAGRARSSTVGQSQTPSTLGIDPSAIHARPADVHRGSPSPSRSRTPRPGSTINSALPSENGDALSSGSGSNDFDDGYESDPEDSETPWACSVWVKRTGQRQLLATLTPAPHHPKVIGVLKIPSGLKAISLAALGPSVNNDIASRIREEVALTEENLKDVVNVTAMWLVAREEFGGLGATSKKKKEGAKPKA from the exons ATGCCAGGCCTATTCTCAAGCGTCCCAATCTTGTCAAGCCTCCCAAACCCTCTCAACTTTTTCTCCACCGATGACAACAACCCCCCGTCACCAAGACAGCAACAATCTGCAATGAGCTCGCCGACTGCAGAAGCTGGACCAGGTCCAAACTCGCGCTCCAACCCCATCCTTCTCCGCACAACCGTCGACCTCTCGGCACCCGCTGTCACGAGTCCCCTCGCTGGCAGCCCGCTACCAGCACCCGTCTTGCGGACCGAAGCTCCTTCGAGCGGCTCGTCCAACGCGTCATCGTTGCGGGGCCGACCAAGTCCTGGACGCAAGGGCAGCtcggccatcatcatcaccgaCCCCGAAGGCGCTGATTCAGATACACCTCGGGCTGTCTCAAAGGCTGGCGGAAGGCGCAGAGGCCTGAGCTCGGCCAGTCGAGtgtcgggcgcgccgagtgCTGGATccggcgtcgaccgcgagcgtgAAACGCGTGGCAGGAGGAGAAAGTTTGAG ACAttcgtcctcgtcaagcCTCCACCAACGTCGGCAAAGAACCCCCTCAACCTCCAGGTCCAGCTCGTTGTGCCAGCCAAGCCATCACGGCCACGGGGCGGCTCCGAGGCGGTGCGGTCAgtgacgccagcgccgggcGACCTTCCACCATCAGCTGTCCGTGCGTCGATAGACATCGACCCGGTGGGCATGGTCCCGTCAACAAGCATGACTGGATCTGATGCCTCGGACTCTCCATTGCCAACTGTCGGGGAGAGCTCAGGCCTCAAGCGCTCGGGTTCGATCAAGTCAAACCACTCGACCAATTCGTCTGCGACAAGTcagagctcggcggccgtcgtgTTGCCGGGATCCTCCAACAAGCGCATCATCCCCCTCTACAACCTCGCCGTGCACAATGTCATGCAGCCGACAACGGTCACGGACGCGGGCACCGACTCCAAGGTGGCCAAGTTTGGCAAGCGCACACTCGACATTGCCGGTGTTGGCATTCTCGAGCCTTCAGAGGTGTGGTACCCGCTAGTGGGCCACGTCGGCGGCTCACCACGGCCGTCCTTTGAGGCTTCGAGCACCAACAGCGGGCGCCTCCCGCGTCCCGCCTCCATGATCTCCAACATGTCCATGCTCACGCCCGCGGgcagccgcctcgacgtGGACGTCAAGGACGTGCGCCGGTCAAGCACCGATGTGCGGCCAACCGTCGCGGCTCGTGAGGaagcaggcggcgaggcaaAGAAGTTCTTTGGCAAGCTGTTCAAGAAGAAGTCCACTGCggaccagctcgccgtcgtcaatgAGAAGCAGAACCGCCGGGCATCCAAGGTGTTCTCCAAcaccatctcgtcgtccAAGTCGTCACCCTTTCTGTCTGTCGATGCCGCGCCGCTTCCGCGCGAtacgtcggcgccgagttcGCCTCAGGTGCCCACTGTCCACTTCAATGGTGAAAGCTCCCAGCTTGCCTCTGCGACGTTTGGCCTCGCCCCATGTGTTGTCACCAGGCAAAAGGTGGAGACGTATCTCGACCGCTCTGGCGCTATCATTGGGCTAGTGTCCGACGTTCCGGCTatcgacaatgacgacgtCGTCTCGCTCttccgctcggcgcgccccgTGGGTTACACCTGGACGGTTCGCAAGTGGGCCAAGAAGAACACGGAGGGGTGGGCGGCACACAttgtcgccgctgcggccgcaggCCTGGACCTGAACGCTGGTGCACTCCCcggcgatggcgccgacgaaGTCGTGTTCGAGTGGGTCAAGCTGCGACTGAGCCCCTTGACCGagtcggctgcggcggcgttgaaGCTTCACCCGGCTGCGGAAGGGATCTCGGCCAGCAGTGCCCGGCGGCCTCTCCGCCCCCGACCCCGCAGGCTATCAACCCTGCCTGCGCCCATGCCACCTGGAGCGCGTCTCGACAGCCCCAGCGGCTCACCGCGTGGTTCCAAGACGTCTCTGATCCTGCCagctggccgcgcgcgcagtaGCACCGTTGGGCAGTCGCAGACGCCCAGCACGCTCGGCATTGACCCCTCGGCTATTCACGCCCGCCCCGCAGATGTCCACCGcggctcgccatcgccaagcAGATCACGTACGCCGCGCCCCGGCAGCACGATAAACTCTGCGCTGCCATCTGAGAACGGTGACGCGCTATcgtctggctctggctccaacgactttgacgacgggTACGAGTCCGACCCCGAGGACAGCGAGACGCCGTGGGCGTGCTCGGTCTGGGTCAAGCGTACgggccagcgccagctgctcgcgacgctgacgccggcGCCTCACCACCCCAAGGTGATTGGTGTGCTCAAGATCCCAAGCGGGCTCAAGGCGatctcgctcgcggcgctcggcccgTCGGTCAACAATGACATTGCGTCGCGCATCCGCGAGGAGGTTGCCCTGACAGAGGAGAACCTCAAGGACGTTGTCAACGTCACGGCCATGTGGCTGGTCGCGAGGGAGGAGTTTGGAGGGCTGGGAGCGACgagcaagaagaagaaggaggggGCGAAGCCGAAGGCGTAG
- the MFSD1 gene encoding Major facilitator superfamily domain-containing protein 1 — protein sequence MASPIRTSLREDHDETSSLLSNECSTPIRKPSPPGNRLSRQAGAGHALDSPSAVAGGAHLTPQQVVSRRMSQARLLRSRSLVTLNDPDSDRLLSRSRLFALLAVCTLSIGSHFTMYLLGPLKSRLHKELGTSNSQFSLLVSALNLNSTWMPLVGGILVSRFGTKWSSIACTGSVLFGALVLFQGVLHFSIVTMALGLFLFGLGMTPLMVVQETLIARLSPGGHLGLSLALGLVSGKTASFISASVSLPLAELGGDKAPFLVALLLCAGSFMANIARLAFGWGAEKTSDVGPHAKRIVKWDGLSRLGDVFWLYILLNLFCGAIWQPFLHLSANLVQVRYGLTEQQASFNASVLLGGAIILYPIVGWITDHYGPNTPRTTFLLFLGTSVLTLFCYVWLSLPVSFTHTPWPGMIAWALGHGASTLLLVVLIPRILPAELVPLGLGLHKALEVCASTLCQTLSGLWLDWAKEHRGGQENAAHSLLVIYAAINVVQFVLAYALWRFERARRHACGRRHAAIVASDEYERLPMYGGGAEAEASSPDSALADDDDEEDFSDDGSDDSERKDTHEDDEGPQSGLARNDAEKARGKVFFKMGLGLILTVWVVWIATAWKKL from the exons ATGGCATCACCAATACGAACCTCCCTCAGAGAAGACCACGACGAAACCTCGTCGCTCCTCTCCAACGAATGCTCCACGCCCATCCGTAAACCCTCCCCTCCGGGCAACAGGTTGTCGCGACAAGCCGGGGCGGggcacgcgctcgactcgccctcTGCGGTCGCGGGCGGGGCACACCTCACGCCGCAGCAGGTCGTGTCGCGCCGTATGAGCCAGGCAAGGCTGCTCCGCAGCCGCTCCCTCGTGACGCTCAACGACCCCGACAGCGACCGGCTGTTGTCTCGCAGCAGGCTGtttgcgctgctcgccgtgtGCACGCTCAGCATTGGCAGTCATTT CACAATGTACCTCCTTGGCCCGCTCAAATCGCGCCTGCACAAGGAACTCGGCACGTCCAACTCGCAGTTCTCCCtcctcgtctcggcgctcaacctcaacTCGACGTGGATGCCCCTCGTGGGCGGCATCCTCGTCTCGCGCTTCGGCACAAAGTGGTCCAGCATCGCATGTACCGGCTCGGTGCTGTTCGGTgcgctcgtcctcttccAGGGCGTGCTGCACTTTTCCATCGTGACCATG GCcctcggcctcttcctcttcggGCTGGGCATGACCCCCCTCATGGTGGTACAGGAGACGCTGATTGCGCGCCTGTCGCCcggcggccacctcggcctgtcgctcgccctcgggctAGTGAGCGGCAAAACGGCGTCCTTCATCTCGGCGTCCGTGTCCctcccgctcgccgagctcggcggcgacaaggcgcccttcctcgtcgcgctgctcctgTGTGCCGGCTCGTTCATGGCCAACATTGCCCGCCTGGCGTTCGGCTGGGGCGCGGAGAAGACGAGTGACGTCGGACCGCACGCAAAGCGGATCGTCAAGTGGGACGGGCTGAGCAGACTCGGCGATGTGTTCTGGCTCTACATTCTGCT CAACCTCTTCTGCGGTGCGATCTGGCAGCCATTCCTGCACCTCTCGGCCAACCTCGTCCAGGTGCGCTACGGCCTGACAGAGCAGCAGGCGTCGTTCAACGCCtctgtcctcctcggcggtgccATCATCCTGTACCCTATC gtGGGCTGGATCACGGACCACTACGGCCCCAATACCCCGCGCACgaccttcctcctcttcctcggcacgTCGGTCCTCACGTTATTCTGCTACGTGTGGCTCTCGCTCCCCGTGTCCTTTACGCACACCCCATGGCCGGGCATGATCGCCTGGGCACTGGGccacggcgcgtcgacgctcctcctcgtcgtgctcatCCCGCGTATCCTgcctgccgagctcgtgcctctcgggctggggctgcacaaggcgctcgaggtctGCGCGTCGACCCTCTGCCAGACGCTCTCGGGGCTGTGGCTTGACTGGGCAAAGGAGCACCGCGGGGGGCAGGAGAACGCCGCGCACTCCCTGCTCGTCATCTACGCGGCCATCAACGTCGTGCAGTTCGTGCTCGCGTACGCCCTGTGGCGGTTTGAGcgtgcacgccgccacgcATGCGGGAGGCGGCATGCCGCCATCGTCGCGAGTGACGAGTACGAGAGACTGCCAATGtatggtggcggcgccgaggccgaggcgtcgtcgcctgaTTCCGCCCTggccgacgatgacgacgaggaagacttTTCCGACGACGGgagcgacgactcggagcgCAAGGACACgcacgaggacgacgagggacCCCAGTCTGGCCTCGCGCGCAACGACGCCGAAAAGGCGCGCGGCAAGGTCTTCTTCAAGATGGGCCTCGGGCTCATCCTCACCGTATGGGTCGTGTGGATCGCCACGGCGTGGAAGAAGCTCTag